Within the Spirochaetales bacterium genome, the region GGAAAACTCATGAATGATGTCGAGAATGGTTCCATGATAGGGGCGCTGGCGTATGCGGAAAAACTTCCCGGTGCAATCGGGAGGGTTCTCGCCGACACATTGGGGGGGATCATTGAAAAATGCGTCAATATCGAAGATATCGTGTCCGAAAGCATACTCAATGAACAAAAACGGCTTACCGCTTTCAGATCGGCCATCACCGTGTTCGCGGCAGTGGCGCCCCTTCTGGGCCTTCTGGGTACGGTCACCGGAATGATTTCGACATTCGAAGTCATCACCCAATTCGGGACCGGAGATCCGAAACTGCTTTCGGGCGGGATTTCCGAAGCCCTTATAACGACGGAATTCGGTCTCATGGTGGCGATACCGGTTCTTCTCTTCGGTAACCTTCTCACATCCCGGGCGGACAGGATCACGACGATACTCGAAGTCACCGCTTTACGGGTACTCAACATATCGGCGGGCCCGAACGACACCGGCGAATCCCGTGACGGTGAAACGTATTCGGACGGTGAATATAAACTCAGCGGCATCGATGAAGAGACCGATATGGTGCCCCAGGGGGTATGATCGTGTTCGAGTTGTTAGATGAATGTGTGTCCTACATGGCGCAGGGAGGATTCGTGATGTGGCCGCTTCTCGTGTGTACTGTAATGTTGTGGTATTCACTCGGCTACCGTTTCGTTCATCTGAAGCGAGGCGCGAAAGAAGACGTGAGGACGCTTGCAGGACGGTTCTGTCCGGGGGAAAATGAGATTTCCGACGGATATATCCGGGAAGCCGTTGCCGCCGCGCACCGTGTTTGGGCGTCAAACCTCGGAAGCGTAAACATTCACGGCAGGCTTGACGATGCTTTTTCCCCGATTCTCGAATCAATGTCGCGTTACCGCGGTATCATCCACTCGGTTGTTATAATCGCACCCCTTCTCGGCCTGCTCGGTACCGTGACGGGGATGATCGAAATGTTCGATTCACTCGCCGAACAGACGTTTTATTCTCAAACGGGAGGAGTGGCGAACGGCATCGCCGAGGCGTTGTTTACGACACAGTTCGGGCTTCTTATCGCCATACCGGGATTGATCGCCGGACGAATTCTGGACCGGCGGGAAGACCGGATGAAGAAAGAACTCGTGCAGATAAAAGATATATTCGCGGCAGGAAAAATCAAAGGAGGCATGGCGTGAAATTTTTACCGAAAAAACATGAACCGCAGGACCTGAATATATCGCCGTTAATCGACATGGTATTTCTGCTTATCATTTTCTTCGCGGTTTCATCGACGTTTGTCAAGGACATGAAAATCGATATCAACCGTCCGCAGGCAAAAAACTCCGTTTTGGCATCGACGAAATCGGTCAGGATATACCTGGACAGGGACGGTGTTCCGTACATGAACGATCAACCGGTAAAAATGTGGATGCTGCAATCGATGGTCCGTGAAGCCATGGATACCTCTACATCCAGATCGGTACTTGTCGTCGCCGACAGACTGACGGCAACGGAAAAGCTCGTCGAAGTCGTCGACCAGGCGAAACTCGGCGGAGCCGATGAAGTCGGTGTCGCGACCGAAGCCAGATAACCGGGGAATATCGATTAATGAAGACCACGATTACAGCTTCGATGAAAAGAAAGGCGGCTGTTCTATTGATAACGGCGGGCGGTTCAATCGCCGTATTCGGAAGCGTCTTCCTTCTGAACCGGATAATCGTATCACATGATGAATTGAATACGGAAAGGCATGTCGTTTTTACCGTCGAACAACAGAAACAGAAGATCGAACCTCCGAGAAGAATGGAAAACAGACAAAAACGGGAGCCCCGGGAGGATATTTCACTCGCACCGGTCCCGCGTTTTGAGGGAAACCTGTCGGATATTTCCGTCGAACTGCCAACATTTTCCACGCAAGCAATGCAGTCTCTCGCGGAATCACTACTCGGTGATCTCGACGATGTTGTTATGACAGAGGAAACAGTCGACGAGAAACCTGTCCCGAAACAGAGGGCGATCGTATATCCCGAACGCGCGAAGCAGATGAAAATAGAAGGGGAGGTTGTCGTAAGCGCTCTCATCGGTATCGACGGACGGATCAAGAAAATGAAGATTCTGGAATCCCGTCCCGCCGGGGTTTTCGACAATGTGGTTCGTGAAATGATACCGTCCTGGACATTCGAGCCTGCGAAATACAAGAATCGAAATGTTCAGCTGTGGGTTACCATCCCGATAAAATTCAATCTCAATTGAGTTACGCTCACGGATATGAAAGGAATGTATGTGGAAACACGGGTTAAAAATAGAATCATCATTTTTTTGTTGTTCATCATTCAGCAAGCGGCTTTTCCTCTTGGTACCGGAGAACAAGAAGAGGGAGATTTTTCCGATATCGAATCAATGAATAATGAAATAGATTATCTGAGTATCGCCGCTGTCATGATTCGCGACGGAAGATACGCCAAGGCCGAATCACTTCTCGAAAAGGTGAATCCCGATACGCCCGGCATCGATATGGGGCTTTATTTCACGGTACGCGGTCTCGTTTTTCTCAATAAATCACTTTTTACAGAAGCGTTGAGTGATTTTAAAAGCGCATTCTCTCACGGTAGACAGCATCCCGTCATTAATGCCTACATGGCCCAGGCGTATTACGGGCTCGAGGATTACCGGAACGCGCTTCTTTCAATCGAAAAAACAGGCAATATCAACATGTATCCGGACCTGGTTGGGATGAGAATTCAGTGTCACTGGAACCTGAAAGAAAGG harbors:
- a CDS encoding MotA/TolQ/ExbB proton channel family protein, whose product is MFELLDECVSYMAQGGFVMWPLLVCTVMLWYSLGYRFVHLKRGAKEDVRTLAGRFCPGENEISDGYIREAVAAAHRVWASNLGSVNIHGRLDDAFSPILESMSRYRGIIHSVVIIAPLLGLLGTVTGMIEMFDSLAEQTFYSQTGGVANGIAEALFTTQFGLLIAIPGLIAGRILDRREDRMKKELVQIKDIFAAGKIKGGMA
- a CDS encoding biopolymer transporter ExbD; this translates as MKFLPKKHEPQDLNISPLIDMVFLLIIFFAVSSTFVKDMKIDINRPQAKNSVLASTKSVRIYLDRDGVPYMNDQPVKMWMLQSMVREAMDTSTSRSVLVVADRLTATEKLVEVVDQAKLGGADEVGVATEAR
- a CDS encoding energy transducer TonB, which encodes MKTTITASMKRKAAVLLITAGGSIAVFGSVFLLNRIIVSHDELNTERHVVFTVEQQKQKIEPPRRMENRQKREPREDISLAPVPRFEGNLSDISVELPTFSTQAMQSLAESLLGDLDDVVMTEETVDEKPVPKQRAIVYPERAKQMKIEGEVVVSALIGIDGRIKKMKILESRPAGVFDNVVREMIPSWTFEPAKYKNRNVQLWVTIPIKFNLN